Proteins encoded by one window of Pseudonocardia sp. HH130629-09:
- a CDS encoding sigma-54-dependent Fis family transcriptional regulator, producing the protein MSRTATSTAAKRIAAAREAFLHHEQMREDAVRPPILASWIRSRDSDVAPDSIDLPEVGRETDSPLVRAATPIVSELCDQFATEPVSLILCDSDGVVLDRRTGDSALRQHLDRVWLVPGFSYAEQHVGTNGIGTALEGRRPTEVFGHEHFVDHLEDLACAGAPIRHPVTGKILGVIDLTCWRTEANALMVATAATTARRIEEALLAASGRHELTLLHDYLTAVQHGGDSAVLAVGDDLVMMNDRARELIAPGDQAPLLAGATDALRAGRNRQLVVDLPSGATARMQCRPSWNEAGSAGGILQVSLTHRETVGRGSATPTITTALPTAVGSGALWTKCAQAVDRHFRTNEWLVLQGEPGSGRTTLARATHHLHSPAGHVRVLDAGDVGPRWFSEVTDELDGGGGTLVLREVDRLPPAAAAALADVLEPHRESTDPERAWVVATRGSSRTTDSPELASLLDCFPRTIEVPPLRHHVEDVAELVPYLLARLTRGADLTCAPEALRVLMRHRWPGNVEQLYQVLRKVVSRRRTGVIRLEDLPPETRVLARRVLTPLESIECDAIVDALLDADGNKAEAARRLGMSRATIYRKIRGYGIATPEGAGMAR; encoded by the coding sequence GACAGCCCCCTGGTACGGGCGGCCACCCCGATCGTCTCCGAGCTGTGCGACCAGTTCGCCACCGAGCCGGTCAGCCTCATCCTGTGCGACTCCGACGGTGTCGTCCTCGACCGCCGGACCGGTGACTCCGCGCTGCGTCAGCACCTGGACCGGGTGTGGCTCGTCCCCGGTTTCTCCTACGCCGAGCAGCACGTCGGCACCAACGGCATCGGCACCGCGCTGGAGGGCAGGCGGCCGACCGAGGTGTTCGGGCACGAGCACTTCGTCGATCACCTGGAGGACCTGGCCTGCGCCGGCGCTCCGATCCGGCACCCGGTCACCGGCAAGATCCTGGGCGTCATCGATCTGACCTGCTGGCGGACCGAGGCGAACGCGCTGATGGTCGCCACCGCCGCGACGACGGCCCGCCGCATCGAGGAGGCGCTGCTCGCCGCGTCCGGGCGGCACGAGCTGACGCTGCTGCACGACTACCTGACCGCGGTCCAGCACGGAGGCGACTCCGCGGTGCTCGCCGTCGGCGACGACCTCGTGATGATGAACGACCGCGCCCGCGAGCTCATCGCCCCCGGCGACCAGGCCCCGCTGCTGGCCGGGGCGACCGACGCGCTGCGGGCCGGGCGCAACCGCCAGCTCGTCGTCGACCTGCCGAGCGGGGCGACCGCGCGCATGCAGTGCCGACCCAGCTGGAACGAGGCGGGCTCGGCGGGCGGCATCCTGCAGGTGAGCCTGACCCACCGCGAGACCGTCGGCCGCGGCTCCGCGACCCCGACGATCACCACCGCGCTGCCGACCGCCGTTGGCTCGGGGGCGTTGTGGACCAAGTGCGCCCAGGCCGTGGACCGGCACTTCCGCACCAACGAGTGGCTGGTGCTGCAGGGCGAGCCCGGCTCCGGCCGGACCACGCTGGCCCGCGCCACCCACCACCTCCACTCCCCCGCCGGGCACGTCCGCGTGCTCGACGCCGGCGACGTGGGCCCGCGCTGGTTCTCCGAGGTGACCGACGAGCTCGACGGAGGCGGCGGGACGCTGGTGCTGCGCGAGGTCGACCGGCTGCCCCCGGCCGCCGCGGCGGCGCTCGCCGACGTGCTGGAGCCGCACCGCGAGTCGACCGACCCGGAGCGGGCCTGGGTCGTCGCGACCCGCGGCAGCTCCCGGACGACCGACTCGCCCGAGCTGGCGTCGCTGCTGGACTGCTTCCCGCGCACCATCGAGGTCCCGCCGCTGCGCCACCACGTGGAGGACGTCGCCGAGCTGGTGCCCTATCTGCTCGCCCGGCTGACCCGCGGCGCCGACCTGACCTGTGCGCCGGAGGCCCTGCGGGTGCTCATGCGCCACCGGTGGCCGGGCAACGTCGAGCAGCTCTACCAGGTGCTGCGCAAGGTCGTGAGCCGTCGCCGGACCGGGGTGATCCGGCTGGAGGACCTGCCACCGGAGACGCGGGTGCTGGCCCGGCGGGTACTGACCCCACTGGAGTCGATCGAGTGCGACGCCATCGTCGACGCCCTGCTCGACGCCGACGGCAACAAGGCCGAGGCGGCACGCCGGCTCGGGATGAGCCGGGCGACGATCTACCGGAAGATCCGCGGCTACGGCATCGCGACGCCGGAGGGTGCGGGGATGGCCCGGTAG
- a CDS encoding gamma-glutamylcyclotransferase family protein, with amino-acid sequence MTGTDITAPWPDSAFPADPYPGARPPCSFLHVDGRTHPLTADPSTPSGWRVDGRCLDDALAGRNAPPMAGRVPLLAYGSNACPSKISWMREARGLTGPVVVLRVRTEGLAAVWSAGRRVVDDQRPATLAAVGGAVEEHTVWLVAPEQFAALDAVEGRDADPPRYRLARVATGRITLVDAAGVLGRPWAYLAPEVPTGDARTDRRPLHVDGAPVRCADLAQAGAVALSGAPGPDGLDATTVDGVPVPEQWPSRVFVYGTLMPGRRAFGMLRGHASDVLPQPVVLPTGAVADTGRGYPALTLDTGDGGPGWVVELADPETALAALDAYEGPDYARSRVVLDDGTVCWAWVWTAARDGHVPLPHGWSLP; translated from the coding sequence ATGACGGGAACGGACATCACCGCACCCTGGCCGGACTCCGCGTTCCCCGCGGACCCCTATCCGGGTGCCCGGCCGCCGTGCTCGTTCCTGCATGTCGACGGCCGCACCCACCCCCTGACGGCCGACCCGTCGACGCCCTCGGGATGGCGGGTCGACGGTCGTTGTCTCGACGACGCGCTCGCCGGACGGAACGCGCCGCCGATGGCCGGGCGGGTACCGCTGCTGGCCTACGGCTCGAACGCCTGCCCGTCGAAGATCTCCTGGATGCGCGAGGCCCGCGGGCTGACCGGACCGGTCGTCGTGCTGCGGGTGCGCACCGAGGGCCTGGCGGCGGTCTGGTCGGCCGGCCGCCGGGTCGTCGACGACCAGCGCCCGGCCACCCTCGCCGCCGTCGGCGGGGCGGTCGAGGAGCACACCGTGTGGCTGGTCGCACCGGAGCAGTTCGCCGCGCTCGACGCCGTCGAGGGCCGCGACGCCGACCCGCCGCGCTACCGGCTGGCCCGGGTCGCGACCGGGCGGATCACGCTCGTCGACGCCGCCGGGGTGCTGGGCCGGCCGTGGGCCTACCTCGCCCCGGAGGTCCCCACCGGCGACGCCCGCACCGACCGCCGTCCGCTGCACGTCGACGGGGCCCCGGTCCGCTGCGCCGACCTCGCCCAGGCCGGGGCCGTCGCGCTGTCCGGGGCACCCGGCCCGGACGGTCTCGACGCCACGACCGTCGACGGCGTACCCGTGCCGGAGCAGTGGCCGTCACGGGTGTTCGTCTACGGCACCCTCATGCCCGGTCGCCGGGCCTTCGGGATGCTGCGCGGGCACGCCTCCGACGTGCTGCCCCAGCCGGTGGTGCTGCCGACCGGCGCGGTCGCCGACACCGGCCGCGGGTACCCCGCGCTGACCCTCGACACCGGCGACGGGGGGCCCGGCTGGGTCGTCGAGCTGGCCGACCCGGAGACCGCGCTGGCCGCGCTCGACGCCTACGAGGGCCCGGACTACGCGCGGTCCCGGGTGGTTCTCGACGACGGCACCGTGTGCTGGGCCTGGGTGTGGACCGCGGCGCGGGACGGCCACGTGCCGCTGCCACACGGCTGGTCCCTGCCCTGA